The following coding sequences are from one Geothrix sp. window:
- a CDS encoding GAF domain-containing protein: MAKPVKRRTGTADHLASLSELLHDSRTDSARLFEHGLALLVQALGVDRALLTRITGLGHEVFWWSVAPRANMDRIFEAPEKGFCPFVIAHPDRTLTIPDAAREPRWRKSPGHLELGIRAYAGVALKVGDQAVGTLCVQHHAPRPFTRAELALLRTMGHLIARTLESENLKRELQAALDALELSSAIVEDSALLSARSGLPNRRYLDIWLRSTLFMARRRREPMALALWSQPMLPGTKGRLATVMNHLRGEDLLVELSTDQYLLLLPHTSDSGAEVLLSRLRATVGNHPTGATLWLPDGKDMTMKSALRRVAKAFTDANREGSALLWNHG, translated from the coding sequence GTGGCCAAACCCGTCAAGCGTCGCACCGGCACCGCGGATCACCTTGCCTCGCTGTCCGAGCTGCTGCACGACAGTCGGACCGACTCGGCCCGGCTCTTCGAACACGGGCTGGCGCTGCTGGTGCAGGCCCTCGGGGTGGACCGGGCCCTCCTCACCCGCATCACCGGGCTCGGCCACGAGGTGTTCTGGTGGTCGGTGGCCCCCCGCGCCAACATGGACCGCATCTTCGAGGCCCCGGAAAAGGGCTTCTGTCCCTTCGTGATCGCCCATCCGGACCGCACGCTCACGATCCCCGATGCGGCCAGGGAACCCCGCTGGCGCAAGTCGCCCGGCCATCTGGAACTCGGCATCCGCGCCTATGCCGGCGTGGCCCTGAAGGTGGGGGACCAGGCGGTGGGCACCCTCTGCGTGCAGCACCACGCCCCCCGGCCGTTCACCCGCGCCGAGCTGGCCCTGCTGCGCACCATGGGGCATCTCATCGCGCGGACGCTGGAATCCGAGAACCTCAAGCGGGAGCTGCAGGCCGCCCTCGACGCTCTGGAACTGAGCAGTGCCATCGTGGAGGACAGCGCCCTGCTCAGCGCACGCTCGGGCCTCCCCAACCGCCGCTACCTGGACATCTGGCTGCGCTCCACGCTCTTCATGGCCCGGCGGCGGCGGGAACCCATGGCCCTCGCCCTGTGGTCCCAGCCCATGCTTCCGGGCACCAAGGGCCGGCTGGCCACGGTGATGAACCACCTCCGTGGCGAGGATCTCCTGGTGGAACTGTCCACGGACCAGTACCTGCTGCTCCTGCCGCACACCAGCGATTCGGGCGCGGAAGTACTGCTGTCCCGCCTTCGCGCCACCGTCGGAAACCATCCGACCGGAGCCACGCTATGGCTTCCGGACGGCAAGGACATGACCATGAAGTCGGCTTTGCGTCGCGTGGCGAAAGCCTTTACGGACGCCAATCGAGAGGGTTCCGCCCTCCTCTGGAACCACGGCTGA
- a CDS encoding NifU family protein: MPKVINIEPTPNPDALKFLVHPAILKAGSRSFKDFGAAVGDPLGSCLFGLGKVTSVFYMDRFVTVNKEPSAEWSDLIDPICEAIEDLRLPDNDTGEAGGQVTGGDSAAVLERINHLLDTRIRPGLAGDGGGLEVISFDGQTLQISYHGACGSCPSSTSGTLHYIEGLLQEEISPSLRVVSW; encoded by the coding sequence ATGCCCAAGGTCATCAACATCGAACCCACGCCCAATCCCGACGCCCTGAAGTTCCTGGTGCATCCGGCCATCCTGAAGGCGGGTTCCCGATCATTCAAGGATTTCGGAGCCGCGGTGGGTGATCCCCTGGGTTCCTGCCTGTTCGGTCTGGGCAAGGTCACCTCCGTGTTCTACATGGACCGCTTCGTCACCGTGAACAAGGAGCCCTCGGCAGAGTGGAGCGACCTCATCGATCCCATCTGCGAGGCCATCGAGGATCTGCGCCTGCCGGACAACGACACGGGCGAGGCCGGGGGCCAGGTGACGGGCGGTGATTCCGCGGCCGTCCTGGAGCGCATCAACCACCTGCTCGACACCCGCATCCGCCCCGGGCTGGCCGGCGACGGCGGTGGCCTGGAGGTGATCTCCTTCGACGGCCAGACCCTCCAGATCAGCTATCACGGTGCCTGCGGCTCCTGCCCCTCTTCCACCAGCGGCACCCTGCACTACATCGAGGGGCTGCTCCAGGAGGAAATCAGTCCCAGCCTCCGTGTGGTCAGCTGGTAG
- a CDS encoding SDR family oxidoreductase has protein sequence MNGVQAPGALLEDPGRPLVLVTGATGYIGGRLIPRLLAAGHRVRCLSRNPQRLAGRPWPGVEFARGDVSDPASLEAALAGVAQAYYLVHAMGEDSPDFRGRDLRQAQTFAEAAAKAGVRRIIYLGGLGDATGHRSDHLASRHEVGTALGSLGVPVLEFRAAVIVGSGSASFEMIRHLTERLPIMITPRWVNTRCQPIGVRDVLAYLIEALEHPEVNGIFEIGGQDVLDYRSMMLGYAEARGLRRLILPMNVPLPVLSVLWVDLVTPIPLQLAGPLVEGMGTEVVVRDARALEVFRVQPLSYREALALALQRLDEDAVETTWASSLSGEPEGRELGSHEGMLLERHHRHVKAPPQVVFDTFCALGGESGWPAGNWLWQIRGFLDRALGGMGMRRGRRHPTRLRAGDPVDFWRVEALEPDHLLRLRAEMRISGNAWLQFMVKPEGPGSRLEQTAFFEPHGLLGLLYWYASLPFHILVFPVLIRTLKQRAEAAVGESRQGR, from the coding sequence GTGAACGGCGTCCAGGCCCCTGGAGCCCTCCTCGAGGATCCCGGCCGGCCCCTCGTCCTGGTGACGGGCGCCACGGGCTACATCGGGGGCCGGCTGATCCCGCGGCTGCTGGCGGCGGGCCACCGGGTGCGCTGCCTGTCCCGAAATCCCCAGCGGCTGGCGGGCCGGCCCTGGCCGGGGGTGGAATTCGCGCGGGGAGATGTCTCCGACCCTGCGTCCCTGGAAGCCGCTCTCGCAGGCGTGGCGCAGGCCTACTACCTGGTGCACGCCATGGGGGAGGACAGCCCGGATTTCCGGGGCCGGGATCTGCGGCAGGCCCAGACCTTCGCGGAGGCCGCCGCGAAGGCCGGTGTGCGCCGGATCATCTACCTGGGCGGCCTGGGGGACGCCACCGGGCACCGGAGCGATCATCTGGCCAGCCGCCATGAGGTGGGGACCGCGCTGGGTTCCCTCGGCGTGCCCGTGCTGGAATTCCGGGCGGCCGTCATCGTCGGCAGCGGCAGCGCCAGCTTCGAGATGATCCGCCACCTGACCGAGCGCCTGCCAATCATGATCACGCCGCGCTGGGTGAACACCCGCTGTCAGCCCATCGGCGTCCGCGACGTGCTGGCCTACCTGATCGAGGCCCTGGAACACCCGGAGGTGAACGGCATCTTCGAGATCGGCGGCCAGGACGTGCTCGACTACCGGAGCATGATGCTGGGCTATGCCGAGGCCCGCGGACTGCGCCGCCTCATCCTGCCCATGAACGTGCCGCTGCCGGTGCTGTCGGTGCTCTGGGTGGACCTGGTGACGCCCATCCCCCTGCAGCTCGCGGGACCCCTGGTCGAAGGCATGGGCACCGAGGTGGTGGTGCGGGACGCCCGGGCCCTGGAGGTGTTCCGGGTGCAGCCCCTCAGCTACCGCGAGGCCCTGGCCCTGGCCCTGCAGCGCCTGGACGAGGATGCCGTGGAGACCACCTGGGCCTCCAGCCTCTCCGGCGAGCCGGAAGGACGGGAGCTGGGCTCCCACGAGGGCATGCTGCTGGAGCGGCATCATCGCCACGTGAAGGCGCCACCCCAAGTGGTGTTCGACACCTTCTGCGCCCTGGGCGGCGAGAGCGGCTGGCCTGCGGGAAACTGGCTCTGGCAGATCCGGGGCTTCCTGGACCGCGCCCTCGGAGGCATGGGCATGCGAAGGGGACGGCGCCATCCGACCCGGCTCCGGGCGGGCGACCCAGTCGATTTCTGGCGGGTGGAGGCCCTGGAGCCGGACCACCTCCTCCGCCTGCGGGCCGAGATGCGGATCAGCGGTAACGCCTGGCTGCAGTTCATGGTCAAGCCCGAAGGCCCGGGCTCGCGGCTGGAGCAGACAGCCTTCTTCGAACCGCATGGCCTGCTGGGCCTGCTGTACTGGTACGCCTCGCTGCCCTTCCACATCCTCGTGTTCCCGGTCCTGATCCGCACCTTGAAGCAGCGCGCCGAGGCCGCCGTGGGAGAATCGAGGCAAGGACGGTGA
- a CDS encoding anti-sigma factor family protein translates to MTLHVLDQLPLWVEGDLDATDRTAVDHHLAQCPDCRSAAEDLRASQIQLREAMASPFDAADRERLRHQLMAQVRAETAAKPPRRLIPRSALLAACAASLLLTVFLWRQGPTIAVPQPTAAPRAPRQPPQPPSTMAVRQDPPTPHTRGPAASPREASPAAGPARIEFQTADPTIRIIWLAQSKPLPDTTPSTEEKS, encoded by the coding sequence ATGACACTCCATGTTCTCGATCAGCTTCCCCTCTGGGTCGAAGGCGACCTGGACGCCACGGACAGGACCGCCGTGGATCACCACCTCGCCCAGTGCCCGGACTGCCGGTCCGCCGCCGAGGATCTGCGCGCCAGCCAGATCCAGCTGCGGGAGGCGATGGCCTCGCCCTTCGACGCCGCCGATCGGGAGCGCCTGCGCCACCAGCTGATGGCGCAGGTCCGCGCGGAAACGGCTGCCAAGCCGCCCCGCCGCCTCATTCCCCGCTCCGCCCTGCTGGCCGCCTGCGCCGCCTCGCTGCTGCTCACCGTTTTCCTGTGGCGCCAGGGCCCTACCATTGCGGTTCCACAGCCCACGGCAGCTCCCAGGGCCCCCCGACAGCCTCCGCAGCCACCTTCGACGATGGCCGTCCGGCAGGATCCGCCTACGCCCCATACCCGAGGGCCCGCCGCCTCCCCACGGGAAGCTTCGCCCGCGGCCGGCCCGGCCCGCATCGAATTCCAGACCGCCGATCCCACCATCCGCATCATCTGGCTGGCCCAGAGCAAGCCCCTGCCCGACACAACCCCATCCACGGAGGAGAAATCATGA
- a CDS encoding RNA polymerase sigma factor, with amino-acid sequence MFPGSKAALMDEGFASLPEAPAEDPLAPLIQRILGGEVDAFEDLMARTEARVLALAWRMLGDRHLAEDAAQETYLRVFRSLHTFRLGERFEAWLVRIAVNVCRDLARKRGPLPVPLDAMDTLPGDPAAADAEETALLYQRRALVHRALESLPQAERAALVLRDLEGLSTEEAARILGVRPVTIRSQAASARAKVQAFCARLLHPHGGRP; translated from the coding sequence GTGTTTCCGGGATCCAAGGCCGCGCTGATGGACGAGGGGTTCGCCTCCCTCCCGGAAGCCCCGGCGGAGGATCCGCTGGCGCCGCTCATCCAGCGCATCCTCGGCGGCGAGGTGGACGCCTTCGAGGACCTGATGGCCCGCACCGAGGCCCGCGTCCTGGCCCTGGCCTGGCGGATGCTCGGAGACCGGCACCTGGCCGAGGATGCCGCCCAGGAGACCTACCTCCGGGTGTTCCGGTCCCTGCACACCTTCCGCCTAGGCGAGCGCTTCGAGGCCTGGCTGGTGCGCATCGCGGTGAACGTCTGCCGTGACCTGGCCCGCAAGCGGGGTCCCCTGCCCGTGCCCCTCGACGCCATGGACACCCTGCCCGGTGATCCCGCGGCCGCGGATGCGGAAGAGACCGCCCTGTTGTACCAGCGCCGCGCCCTGGTGCACCGAGCCCTTGAAAGCCTGCCCCAAGCCGAGCGCGCCGCCCTGGTGCTACGGGACCTGGAGGGCCTCTCCACGGAGGAAGCCGCCCGCATCCTCGGCGTCCGTCCCGTCACCATCCGTTCCCAGGCCGCCTCAGCCCGCGCCAAGGTCCAGGCCTTCTGTGCCCGCCTGTTGCATCCCCACGGAGGCCGTCCATGA
- a CDS encoding adenine nucleotide alpha hydrolase, producing the protein MTRRKAILSWSSGKDAAWALHVLRLQGKVEVVGLLTTTNEAFDRVAMHGVREVLLETQAEATGLPLWKVPLPWPCSNEAYEARMAQVCVRAVTQGIEAMAFGDLFLEDVRDYRIQKLAGTGLEPLFPIWEPDTARLARDMIGAGLKATLACVDPKVLGAAFAGRDFDGDLLAALPAGVDPCGERGEFHTFAWDGPMFQHPVAIRRGEVVERDGFVFADLVPA; encoded by the coding sequence ATGACCCGTCGCAAGGCCATCCTCAGCTGGTCCAGTGGCAAGGATGCCGCCTGGGCCCTGCATGTGCTGCGTCTGCAGGGCAAGGTGGAGGTCGTGGGGCTGCTCACCACCACCAATGAGGCCTTCGACCGGGTGGCCATGCACGGGGTGCGGGAGGTTCTGCTGGAGACCCAGGCCGAAGCCACGGGCCTGCCGCTCTGGAAAGTGCCCCTGCCCTGGCCCTGCTCCAATGAGGCCTACGAGGCCCGCATGGCGCAGGTCTGCGTCCGAGCCGTGACTCAGGGCATCGAGGCCATGGCCTTCGGCGACCTCTTTCTGGAGGATGTGCGGGACTACCGCATCCAGAAGCTGGCTGGTACCGGGCTGGAGCCCCTCTTCCCCATCTGGGAGCCGGATACGGCCCGCCTGGCCCGGGACATGATCGGGGCGGGGCTGAAGGCCACGCTCGCCTGCGTGGATCCGAAGGTCCTCGGTGCGGCCTTTGCGGGCCGCGACTTCGATGGGGACCTGCTGGCGGCATTGCCAGCAGGCGTGGATCCCTGCGGCGAGCGGGGCGAGTTCCACACCTTCGCCTGGGACGGCCCCATGTTCCAGCATCCGGTGGCGATCCGCCGCGGCGAGGTGGTGGAGCGGGATGGTTTCGTCTTCGCAGATCTGGTGCCCGCGTGA
- a CDS encoding inositol monophosphatase family protein translates to MYDAQREACVAAAQAGGEVLLGFFRKLDPATITEKTKNDVVSEADRAAEAAIRTELAHRFPEYGFLGEEGGSHGSAEIRWIVDPLDGTLNFVQGFPHWCVSVALWDAVGPVVGCVLDPLRGDCFLAVRDQGATWNGRPMRVSQQAGLDGAFLATGFAFQLGDRWPMFNAALGRVFPRAKGIRRAGSAALDLAHVACGIFDGYFELGLKPWDIAAGALLVQEAGGIITDWEGGQTWFASGSLVTGTPGVQPGLLTELRG, encoded by the coding sequence ATGTACGACGCACAACGGGAGGCCTGCGTGGCTGCGGCCCAGGCCGGCGGGGAGGTGCTGCTGGGCTTCTTCCGGAAGCTCGATCCCGCCACCATCACGGAGAAGACCAAGAACGACGTGGTGAGCGAGGCCGACCGCGCCGCCGAGGCCGCCATCCGCACCGAGCTAGCTCACCGCTTCCCCGAGTACGGTTTCCTTGGCGAAGAAGGCGGGAGTCATGGCAGCGCCGAGATCCGCTGGATCGTCGATCCCCTGGACGGAACCCTGAACTTCGTCCAGGGCTTCCCCCACTGGTGCGTGTCGGTGGCCCTGTGGGACGCGGTCGGCCCCGTGGTGGGCTGCGTGCTGGATCCCCTCCGCGGGGACTGCTTCCTGGCGGTGCGGGACCAAGGCGCCACCTGGAACGGCAGGCCCATGCGGGTCTCCCAGCAGGCGGGTCTCGACGGCGCCTTCCTGGCCACGGGCTTCGCGTTTCAGCTGGGTGACCGCTGGCCGATGTTCAACGCCGCGCTCGGCCGCGTCTTCCCCCGCGCCAAGGGCATCCGCCGCGCCGGCAGCGCCGCCCTGGATCTCGCCCACGTGGCCTGCGGCATCTTCGACGGCTACTTCGAGCTGGGACTCAAGCCCTGGGACATCGCCGCCGGCGCCCTGCTGGTGCAGGAGGCCGGCGGGATCATCACCGATTGGGAAGGCGGGCAGACCTGGTTCGCGAGTGGCAGCCTGGTGACGGGGACGCCAGGGGTGCAACCTGGGCTGCTGACGGAGTTGCGCGGGTAG
- a CDS encoding alpha-ketoacid dehydrogenase subunit alpha/beta yields MHLGRLLDDKAPNYLKQAIGWSYHAPCAGHDGIQLAAGLSFRPGRDFLFPYYRDMLTCLAAGLTPEEIILNGISKATDVAGGGRHMSNHFAKPSIGIQNVSSLTGNHTQHAVGLARAVKTYGRDSIVFSSQGESSLSEGYCFESINGADREQLPVVFVVQDNGYGISVPKRDQSANEHICDNFSGFPNLRIIKCDGLDFPDSMRAMEEALAYVRTGKGPAMVYATCVRIGSHSNSDRHELYRDDAERAEAKAKDPLPRFRAYCLEHGLSEDELKAIEIDNQARYLAAHDKAMAAPNPDPASIHDFVIPEGWVSEQYPDGTHRETGETLSLIAALNQTLKEEFRHNPDTFIWGQDMANKEKGGIFNVSKGLQQEFGEKRVFNGPIAEDYIVGTANGFVRLDDKIRVVVEGAEFADYIWPAAEQIVETSHDYWRSNGQFSPNITIRIASGGYIGGGLYHSQNVEGWLTTLPGIRVVVPAFADDAAGLLRTALRSRGTTLYLEPKFLYNAKMAHATIPLDFAVPFGKARVRREGTDLTILTYGTPVHFALEAATKLEKEGKSAEVIDLRSLSPLDTGAIIASVKKTHRVLIAHEDKVFGGFGGELAAIVASECFPWLDAPVERVGSEFTPVGFNRILERATLPNTDKVLAAARKVLAF; encoded by the coding sequence ATGCACCTCGGCCGTCTGCTGGACGACAAGGCCCCGAACTACCTGAAGCAGGCCATCGGCTGGTCGTACCACGCGCCCTGCGCCGGTCATGACGGCATCCAGCTGGCCGCCGGCCTGTCATTCCGGCCCGGCCGCGACTTCCTCTTCCCCTACTACCGCGACATGCTCACTTGCCTGGCGGCGGGCCTCACCCCCGAGGAGATCATCCTCAACGGCATCTCCAAGGCCACGGACGTCGCGGGGGGCGGGCGCCACATGAGCAACCACTTCGCGAAGCCCTCCATCGGCATCCAGAACGTGTCCAGCCTCACGGGGAACCACACCCAGCACGCCGTGGGCCTGGCCCGCGCGGTGAAAACCTATGGCCGCGACAGCATCGTCTTCAGCAGCCAGGGGGAATCCTCCCTGTCCGAAGGCTACTGCTTCGAGAGCATCAACGGCGCCGACCGCGAGCAGCTGCCCGTGGTGTTCGTCGTCCAGGACAACGGCTACGGCATCTCGGTGCCCAAGCGGGACCAGAGCGCCAACGAGCACATCTGCGACAACTTCAGCGGCTTCCCGAACCTCCGGATCATCAAGTGCGACGGGCTCGACTTCCCGGATTCCATGCGGGCCATGGAGGAGGCCCTGGCCTACGTCCGTACCGGCAAGGGACCGGCCATGGTCTACGCCACCTGCGTGCGCATCGGCAGCCACTCCAACTCGGACCGGCATGAGCTCTACCGCGACGACGCCGAACGCGCCGAGGCCAAGGCCAAGGATCCCCTGCCCCGCTTCCGGGCCTACTGCCTGGAGCACGGGCTCAGCGAGGATGAGCTGAAGGCCATCGAGATCGACAACCAGGCCCGCTACCTGGCCGCCCATGACAAGGCCATGGCCGCGCCCAATCCGGACCCCGCCAGCATCCACGACTTCGTCATCCCCGAAGGCTGGGTATCGGAGCAGTACCCGGATGGCACGCATCGCGAAACGGGCGAGACCCTGAGCCTCATCGCGGCCCTGAACCAGACCCTCAAGGAGGAGTTCCGGCACAATCCCGACACCTTCATCTGGGGCCAGGACATGGCCAACAAGGAGAAGGGCGGCATCTTCAACGTGTCGAAGGGGCTGCAGCAGGAATTCGGCGAGAAGCGCGTGTTCAACGGCCCCATCGCCGAGGACTACATCGTGGGCACGGCCAACGGCTTCGTCCGTCTCGACGACAAGATCCGCGTGGTGGTGGAGGGTGCCGAGTTCGCCGACTACATCTGGCCCGCCGCTGAGCAGATCGTGGAGACCAGCCACGACTACTGGCGGAGCAACGGCCAGTTCTCGCCCAACATCACCATCCGCATCGCCTCCGGCGGCTACATCGGCGGCGGTCTCTACCACTCGCAGAACGTGGAGGGCTGGCTCACCACCCTGCCCGGCATCCGTGTGGTGGTGCCCGCCTTCGCCGACGACGCCGCGGGCCTGCTGCGCACGGCCCTGCGCAGCCGCGGCACCACCCTGTACCTCGAGCCGAAGTTCCTCTACAACGCGAAGATGGCCCACGCCACCATCCCCCTGGACTTCGCCGTACCTTTCGGCAAGGCCCGCGTCCGCCGCGAGGGCACCGACCTCACCATCCTCACCTATGGCACGCCGGTGCACTTCGCCCTGGAAGCCGCGACCAAGCTGGAGAAGGAGGGGAAGTCCGCAGAGGTCATCGACCTCCGCAGCCTGAGTCCCCTGGACACCGGAGCCATCATCGCCTCCGTGAAGAAAACCCATCGCGTGCTCATCGCCCACGAGGACAAGGTCTTCGGCGGCTTCGGCGGCGAGCTGGCGGCCATCGTGGCTTCCGAGTGCTTCCCCTGGCTGGATGCCCCCGTGGAGCGGGTGGGCTCGGAGTTCACCCCCGTGGGCTTCAACCGCATCCTCGAGCGCGCCACCCTGCCCAACACCGACAAGGTGCTGGCCGCCGCCAGGAAAGTCCTGGCTTTCTAG
- a CDS encoding OPT family oligopeptide transporter, with protein MSHGSEPQEIKGLPANARRALEPGEAYVPLVPQDGLPETTPRAIVLGLIFCAIFSMAAAYLALKLGQGIEAAIPIAILAVGLSRFFPRKSTILENVIIQSIGANSSHVVSGAAFTIPALYVLANTPGSGVPNPTLWQVCLVSFLGGCIGILFILPLRHHFMVENHGIFPWPEATATAEILVTGEKAGNQAKELAVAAGIGMLYDSLTSVFRVMGENLTLKTVWIGTALRERFFAFNFLNNAATLGIGYIIGLRYSAVMAAGSIFSMFVLVPLFHAIGQHVPLIIAPGTKLIADMSPEQVFFSYIRIIGVGAIAGAGVMGVLASMPNMIRSIISNMKALLAGEKPGAEAVAVARTDRSLPGGMIATGLVACALGILLFLSFGLGIKDSLVPALVATAVIMVIAFFFAPVAARAIATIGTNPISGMTMLTLVITGGLMLKLHFTGGYGMFLTMMVGGIVCTALAASGAFSTDLKIGHWIGATPARQIAWKFVGTFVAALFTGLAMWLLANQKLPDGAYAIGTNALPAPQASAMKAILEGIFGTVSMPLRWYAFGLGVMLSIVLRMVELPALGFALGMYLPIELNTPLFLGGLLSYWVNRPKAGTSEADAKARENRGVLIASGLMAGGAIMGVIASAIKAKDAWRDGFPVLSAHAAEGALGEWIGLGALIALCLYVVVYSRRAKGEA; from the coding sequence ATGTCCCACGGATCCGAACCCCAGGAGATCAAGGGTCTGCCCGCGAACGCGCGGCGGGCGCTGGAGCCCGGCGAGGCCTACGTGCCCCTGGTGCCCCAGGATGGCCTGCCCGAGACCACGCCCCGCGCCATCGTCCTGGGTCTGATCTTCTGCGCCATCTTCAGCATGGCCGCCGCCTACCTGGCCCTGAAACTGGGCCAGGGCATCGAGGCCGCCATCCCCATCGCCATCCTGGCCGTGGGCCTCAGCCGCTTCTTCCCCCGCAAGAGCACGATCCTGGAGAATGTCATCATCCAGTCCATCGGCGCCAACAGCAGCCACGTGGTGAGCGGCGCGGCCTTCACCATCCCGGCCCTCTACGTGCTGGCCAACACGCCGGGCAGCGGCGTGCCCAATCCCACCCTCTGGCAGGTCTGCCTGGTGAGCTTCCTGGGCGGCTGCATCGGCATCCTCTTCATCCTCCCCCTGCGCCACCACTTCATGGTCGAGAACCACGGCATCTTCCCCTGGCCCGAGGCCACCGCCACCGCGGAGATCCTGGTGACGGGCGAGAAGGCCGGCAACCAGGCCAAGGAATTGGCCGTGGCCGCGGGCATCGGCATGCTGTATGACTCCCTCACCAGCGTCTTCCGGGTCATGGGTGAGAACCTCACGCTCAAGACCGTCTGGATCGGCACCGCCCTGCGCGAACGCTTCTTCGCCTTCAACTTCCTCAACAACGCCGCCACCCTGGGCATCGGCTACATCATCGGCCTGCGCTACAGCGCCGTCATGGCCGCCGGCTCCATCTTCAGCATGTTCGTGCTGGTGCCCCTCTTCCACGCCATCGGCCAGCACGTGCCGCTCATCATCGCGCCGGGCACCAAGCTCATCGCCGACATGAGCCCGGAGCAGGTCTTCTTCTCCTACATCCGCATCATCGGCGTGGGCGCCATCGCCGGCGCCGGCGTCATGGGCGTCCTCGCCTCCATGCCCAACATGATCCGCTCCATCATCAGCAACATGAAGGCCCTGCTGGCCGGCGAGAAGCCCGGCGCCGAGGCCGTCGCCGTCGCGCGCACCGACCGCTCCCTGCCGGGCGGCATGATCGCCACGGGCCTGGTGGCCTGCGCCCTGGGCATCCTGCTCTTCCTCTCCTTCGGCCTGGGCATCAAGGATTCCCTGGTGCCCGCCCTGGTGGCCACGGCCGTCATCATGGTCATCGCCTTCTTCTTCGCCCCGGTGGCGGCCCGCGCCATCGCCACCATCGGCACCAACCCCATCAGCGGCATGACCATGCTGACCCTGGTCATCACCGGCGGCCTGATGCTGAAGCTCCACTTCACCGGCGGCTACGGCATGTTCCTCACCATGATGGTGGGCGGCATCGTCTGCACGGCCCTGGCGGCCTCCGGCGCCTTCAGCACCGACCTCAAGATCGGCCACTGGATCGGCGCCACGCCCGCCCGGCAGATCGCCTGGAAGTTCGTGGGCACCTTCGTGGCGGCCCTCTTCACGGGCCTGGCCATGTGGCTGCTGGCCAACCAGAAGCTGCCGGACGGCGCCTACGCCATCGGCACCAACGCCCTGCCCGCCCCCCAGGCCAGCGCCATGAAGGCCATCCTCGAAGGCATCTTCGGCACCGTGTCCATGCCCCTGCGCTGGTACGCCTTCGGCCTCGGCGTCATGCTCTCCATCGTGCTGCGCATGGTGGAGCTGCCCGCCCTGGGCTTCGCCCTGGGCATGTACCTGCCCATCGAGCTGAACACGCCCCTCTTCCTGGGCGGCCTCCTGTCCTACTGGGTGAACCGGCCCAAGGCCGGCACCAGCGAGGCCGACGCCAAGGCCCGGGAGAACCGCGGCGTGCTCATCGCCAGCGGCCTCATGGCCGGTGGCGCGATCATGGGCGTCATCGCCTCGGCCATCAAGGCCAAGGACGCCTGGCGGGACGGCTTCCCCGTCCTCAGCGCCCATGCCGCCGAGGGGGCCCTGGGCGAGTGGATCGGCCTCGGCGCCCTCATCGCCCTCTGCCTCTACGTCGTCGTCTACAGCCGGCGCGCCAAGGGCGAGGCCTGA